One genomic region from Flexistipes sp. encodes:
- a CDS encoding GNAT family N-acetyltransferase, which yields MKEEIKVRKACKKDIDKMLCLLKELFRMESVDFDRKTQYKGLLFLMENENRAAAFVAELDKEIIGMCTIQTLISTAKTSYTAYIEDLCVDSDYRNEGIGGSLLEYCEKWCIKNNIAGIHLLADGKNKKALNFYKKNGWKTTDYTALTKSPSDSFSETV from the coding sequence ATGAAAGAAGAAATAAAAGTAAGAAAAGCCTGCAAAAAAGATATCGATAAAATGCTTTGCCTTTTAAAAGAACTTTTTCGTATGGAAAGTGTGGATTTTGACCGGAAAACCCAGTACAAGGGATTATTATTTCTGATGGAAAATGAAAACAGAGCAGCAGCGTTTGTTGCCGAACTGGATAAGGAAATAATAGGAATGTGCACAATACAGACCCTCATATCCACAGCCAAAACGTCATATACAGCTTACATAGAAGATTTATGTGTGGATTCCGATTATCGTAATGAAGGAATTGGCGGCAGTCTGCTTGAATATTGTGAAAAATGGTGCATTAAAAACAATATCGCCGGCATCCATCTTTTAGCCGACGGGAAAAACAAAAAAGCGTTAAACTTTTATAAAAAAAACGGCTGGAAAACAACTGACTACACAGCACTTACCAAATCGCCGTCTGATTCTTTTTCTGAAACAGTTTAA
- a CDS encoding DUF294 nucleotidyltransferase-like domain-containing protein: MALVNHLKTVEPFINIPEGIADFLREKSIVKEYPKNKIIFSQYDKPTGYLYFINKGQVEIFSETSEGVEITVDNRSDGEYFGWTPIFTNEGYSAGARTSKDTQCLLIPKDIILEISRKYPIVSNFFNKAVLSRIRKLYQEVVKSHDIDHQAQIDAYPFQKKIGDIMTPKPLTASSEAKASEIANIMTEKGISSILICDSTGKLLGIVTERDLVTKILSRNDEFCQKDMKASEFMTPDPYVMSSEDYMYEAAAFMLRHKIRHLPIVDNEELTGILSIRDLMKFRSQKSVLLIGKAKEAVKIENLKPIRDEIVSVAKVLLMENRSHVETMEIISYIHHNIIRRCFELVYEDMVNQGYKPPDIKYCFIIMGSGGRKEMLLGPDQDNGIIFEDFPDEKREEVDNFFIPFSEKLVNALDYLGYPLCKGNVMLSNPKWRGRLNDWKDKVAKWIETPEPQRVRYSSIFFDFFPLYGSPDLLNDLKTFILKQVYDNKLFLYKMMELDFKHKVPFGFLGRFVTSSEEEHKGELSVKENGSIFIVDCIRMYMLENSTYANTTLERLDKLYEKGVFTKATVDHIKAAFEYFTYIRLKNEIKLIEQGEKPDHYLDPYKLPKNEQELLKEAFKVADKLQDSTRRHFGKIVGL, translated from the coding sequence ATGGCCCTGGTTAACCACTTAAAAACCGTTGAACCATTCATAAACATCCCCGAAGGTATAGCTGACTTTTTAAGAGAAAAAAGCATAGTAAAGGAGTATCCTAAAAATAAAATTATCTTCTCACAATATGATAAGCCCACGGGATATCTGTATTTTATTAACAAAGGTCAGGTGGAAATATTCTCCGAGACAAGCGAAGGGGTGGAAATCACCGTTGATAACAGAAGTGACGGAGAATACTTCGGATGGACACCTATTTTCACCAACGAAGGATATTCAGCCGGAGCAAGGACATCTAAGGACACACAATGTCTTCTCATACCTAAAGATATAATACTGGAAATATCCAGAAAATATCCCATAGTCAGTAACTTTTTCAACAAAGCCGTTCTCTCCCGGATAAGAAAATTATATCAGGAAGTGGTAAAAAGCCACGATATTGACCACCAGGCACAGATAGACGCCTACCCTTTTCAGAAAAAAATCGGGGATATTATGACCCCTAAGCCACTGACTGCTTCTTCTGAAGCCAAAGCAAGTGAAATTGCAAACATAATGACTGAGAAAGGTATAAGCTCAATTCTCATCTGCGATTCAACAGGCAAATTACTGGGTATAGTCACTGAGAGGGATTTGGTCACAAAAATTCTTTCAAGAAATGACGAATTCTGTCAAAAAGATATGAAGGCAAGCGAATTTATGACCCCCGATCCTTATGTAATGTCTTCTGAGGATTACATGTATGAAGCAGCTGCCTTTATGCTCAGGCACAAAATAAGGCATCTTCCTATAGTTGATAATGAAGAGCTGACAGGGATACTGTCAATAAGGGATTTGATGAAATTCAGAAGCCAGAAATCTGTGCTTCTCATAGGAAAAGCAAAAGAAGCAGTGAAAATCGAGAATCTTAAGCCGATACGTGATGAAATTGTCTCCGTGGCAAAAGTTCTTCTTATGGAAAACCGCTCCCATGTGGAAACAATGGAAATTATCTCTTACATACATCACAACATAATCCGGAGATGCTTCGAACTCGTTTACGAAGACATGGTTAACCAGGGCTATAAGCCTCCTGACATAAAATACTGCTTTATAATAATGGGAAGCGGCGGCAGGAAGGAGATGCTTCTCGGTCCTGATCAGGATAACGGAATAATATTCGAAGACTTCCCGGATGAGAAACGTGAAGAAGTGGACAACTTTTTTATTCCTTTTTCGGAAAAGCTTGTTAATGCTCTGGATTACCTTGGTTATCCTTTGTGCAAAGGCAATGTCATGCTCAGCAATCCCAAATGGAGAGGCCGGCTCAATGACTGGAAGGATAAGGTTGCAAAATGGATAGAAACGCCCGAGCCTCAGCGTGTAAGATATTCATCAATCTTTTTTGATTTTTTCCCTCTTTACGGTTCACCGGATTTACTGAACGACCTTAAAACATTTATTCTGAAACAGGTTTACGATAATAAGCTTTTCCTTTATAAAATGATGGAACTTGATTTCAAGCACAAGGTTCCGTTCGGCTTTCTGGGGCGGTTTGTCACATCAAGCGAGGAAGAACACAAGGGTGAACTTTCCGTTAAAGAAAACGGCAGTATATTCATTGTCGACTGTATAAGAATGTATATGCTTGAAAACAGTACCTATGCCAACACCACTCTTGAAAGACTGGACAAACTTTATGAAAAGGGGGTATTCACCAAAGCCACTGTCGATCATATTAAGGCGGCTTTTGAGTACTTTACTTACATCAGGTTGAAAAATGAAATTAAACTCATTGAGCAGGGTGAAAAACCCGATCATTACCTTGACCCTTACAAACTGCCCAAAAATGAGCAGGAACTTTTGAAAGAAGCTTTCAAAGTGGCGGACAAGCTTCAGGATTCCACCCGCAGACATTTCGGCAAAATAGTAGGGCTGTAG
- a CDS encoding lytic transglycosylase domain-containing protein yields the protein MNFFKGSEIKFLLIIILIFTFISGVSAHFYVSTQVKHFNNIFPQLKNSQNKLSSKINKSRQKISFYSRVIDIQQLLDEFGMNVSNYSTYDLAYTIAKESKQHHIDPYLILAMIKTESSFRIKVVSYKGAVGLMQLLPDTAYYISDKRSDLNLNKRHELFDPVANIRVGINYFAYLKDKFNGNEKYAIMAYNFGPTNLKKYLARNYSLPSFYYNRVMASYKNILKMNNQI from the coding sequence TTGAATTTTTTCAAAGGAAGTGAAATTAAATTCCTGTTAATCATTATACTCATATTCACTTTTATCTCCGGTGTTTCAGCACACTTTTATGTATCCACTCAGGTGAAACATTTCAACAACATCTTTCCACAACTAAAAAATTCACAAAACAAACTGAGCTCAAAAATCAATAAATCAAGACAGAAAATCTCATTTTACAGCAGGGTAATTGACATTCAGCAGCTTTTGGATGAATTCGGGATGAACGTCAGCAATTATTCCACATACGATTTGGCATACACTATCGCCAAAGAATCCAAACAGCATCATATAGACCCTTATCTAATACTTGCTATGATCAAAACAGAAAGCTCTTTCAGAATCAAGGTTGTTTCTTATAAAGGTGCTGTGGGTCTGATGCAGCTGCTTCCGGATACAGCTTACTATATTTCGGACAAGAGAAGCGATCTAAACCTCAACAAACGGCATGAACTGTTTGATCCAGTTGCGAATATCAGGGTTGGAATAAATTACTTTGCCTATCTGAAGGATAAATTTAACGGCAATGAGAAATATGCAATTATGGCTTATAATTTCGGCCCTACAAATTTAAAAAAATACCTTGCCCGGAACTACTCTCTTCCCAGTTTTTATTACAACCGTGTAATGGCAAGTTATAAAAATATTCTTAAAATGAATAATCAGATTTAA
- a CDS encoding DUF4212 domain-containing protein, whose product MDKEAMEQYWKRNLKIIGWLLAIWFLVSYVAGILLVDVLNNIHIAGFPLGFWFAQQGSIVIFIILIFTYCKLMNNLDREFDVLEEE is encoded by the coding sequence ATGGACAAGGAAGCTATGGAGCAATATTGGAAACGAAACCTGAAAATTATCGGCTGGTTGCTGGCAATTTGGTTTCTTGTTTCTTATGTTGCAGGAATTCTTTTGGTTGATGTTTTAAATAACATTCACATCGCAGGTTTTCCACTTGGATTTTGGTTTGCACAACAGGGCTCAATAGTCATTTTCATCATCCTGATTTTCACCTACTGCAAATTGATGAACAATCTGGACAGAGAATTTGACGTTCTGGAAGAAGAGTAA
- the leuS gene encoding leucine--tRNA ligase has protein sequence MHYNHSEVESTWQKLWEEHKSYKTSKDESKEKFYCLEMFPYPSGKIHMGHVRNYAIGDVVARYKTMQGFNVIHPMGWDAFGLPAENAAIKNKIHPAKWTYSNIKFMKEQLKKLGLSYDWDREIATCDPEYYKWEQLVFIKMFEKGLVYNKTSNVNWCEDCNTVLANEQVEDGKCWRCGNEVEIKELDGWFFKISEYADELLDYTYKMDGWPEKVLTMQRNWIGKSHGAIIRFPLQELDEPIEVFTTRPDTLYGANFMLIAPEHPLTRQLIAGTEKEEEGIKFINSILKEEKISRMAEDKEKKGFFTGKYVTNPMTNKQIPIYIANYVLMDYGTGAIMAVPAHDQRDFDFAKEYNLPITVVIQPEGKELNVETMEEAYAGDGHLVNSGKFNGLDVETAKEKITEYLNENNLGEKTVNYRLKDWGISRQRYWGAPIPVVHCEKCGVVPVKNEDLPVELPLDVEFTGIGNPLESAEEFVNTECPRCSAPAKRETDTMDTFVESSWYFLRYCSPQCETAPFNKDEANYWMPVDQYIGGVEHAIMHLLYARFYTKILRDLGFLNVDEPFQNLLTQGMVCKETYKCPIHGWLFPEEVENDKCVICDSDVEIGRVEKMSKSKKNVVDPDNLIKEYGADTARLFSLFAAPPDRDLEWNQQGVEGCYRFINRIYRLVTKNSDLKIENTNPEKKESELSKELEYNLHSTIKKVTNDIEKFHLNTAVAACMELTNFLYQTEKNLKTDKEKILFMQSLETLLKMLTPFVPHVCEELWKKLGNNTFISNQDWPSFDESKTVKDTTTIVVQINGKVRANLELPVGAQKEEALNSAKADSKVQKHLEGKNLIKEIYVPDKLISLVVK, from the coding sequence ATGCACTACAATCATTCCGAAGTTGAATCCACCTGGCAAAAGCTTTGGGAAGAGCACAAAAGCTATAAAACATCGAAAGACGAAAGCAAGGAAAAGTTTTACTGCCTGGAAATGTTTCCTTATCCTTCGGGAAAAATCCATATGGGGCATGTGCGAAACTACGCCATTGGCGATGTTGTGGCCAGATACAAAACCATGCAAGGATTCAATGTAATCCACCCTATGGGATGGGATGCATTCGGACTTCCTGCTGAAAATGCAGCCATTAAAAATAAAATTCATCCTGCAAAATGGACATATTCCAATATTAAATTCATGAAAGAACAGCTGAAAAAGCTCGGGCTTTCATATGACTGGGACAGAGAAATAGCAACATGCGACCCTGAATACTACAAATGGGAGCAGCTGGTATTTATTAAAATGTTTGAAAAGGGGCTGGTTTACAACAAAACATCTAATGTAAACTGGTGTGAAGACTGCAACACCGTTCTTGCAAATGAACAGGTTGAAGACGGAAAGTGCTGGAGATGCGGCAACGAAGTTGAAATAAAAGAACTGGACGGTTGGTTTTTCAAGATTTCTGAATATGCAGATGAGCTCCTCGATTACACATACAAAATGGACGGTTGGCCGGAAAAAGTTCTCACTATGCAGAGAAACTGGATAGGCAAATCCCACGGTGCAATTATCAGGTTCCCTCTGCAAGAACTTGATGAGCCAATTGAAGTATTCACAACAAGACCGGACACCCTTTACGGAGCTAATTTTATGCTGATAGCTCCGGAACACCCCCTCACAAGACAACTAATAGCCGGAACGGAAAAAGAGGAAGAAGGGATAAAATTCATCAATTCTATTCTGAAGGAAGAAAAAATCAGCCGTATGGCTGAAGACAAGGAAAAGAAAGGTTTTTTTACCGGTAAATATGTAACCAACCCGATGACGAACAAGCAGATTCCGATATATATTGCAAACTATGTACTTATGGACTACGGAACCGGCGCCATTATGGCAGTACCTGCACATGATCAGAGGGATTTTGATTTCGCCAAAGAATACAACCTTCCGATTACCGTAGTAATCCAGCCGGAAGGTAAAGAACTAAACGTAGAAACCATGGAAGAAGCTTATGCAGGAGACGGTCACCTTGTTAATTCCGGGAAATTTAACGGCTTGGATGTGGAAACGGCTAAAGAAAAAATCACCGAATATCTTAATGAAAATAATCTCGGTGAAAAAACAGTTAACTACAGATTGAAAGACTGGGGGATCTCCAGACAGAGATATTGGGGAGCACCAATCCCGGTGGTACACTGTGAAAAATGCGGAGTTGTTCCTGTAAAAAATGAGGATTTGCCGGTGGAACTTCCTCTTGATGTTGAATTCACCGGAATAGGCAATCCTTTGGAGTCGGCGGAAGAATTTGTGAATACAGAATGTCCCAGGTGCTCAGCACCGGCAAAGCGCGAAACCGACACAATGGACACCTTTGTGGAATCTTCATGGTATTTTCTCAGATACTGCTCTCCTCAGTGTGAAACCGCTCCTTTTAATAAGGATGAAGCAAATTACTGGATGCCCGTGGATCAATATATCGGCGGTGTGGAACATGCAATAATGCATCTGCTTTATGCACGATTTTATACAAAAATATTGAGAGATCTTGGTTTTCTTAATGTTGACGAGCCCTTCCAGAATCTGCTTACACAAGGGATGGTATGCAAGGAAACGTACAAATGCCCTATACACGGATGGCTTTTTCCCGAAGAGGTTGAAAATGACAAATGTGTTATATGTGATTCGGATGTGGAAATCGGACGTGTGGAAAAGATGAGCAAGTCCAAAAAGAATGTAGTGGATCCGGATAATTTGATAAAAGAATACGGAGCTGACACAGCAAGGCTTTTCAGCCTTTTTGCTGCGCCGCCGGACAGAGACCTCGAATGGAACCAACAGGGCGTGGAAGGTTGTTACAGATTCATCAACAGAATTTACCGACTTGTTACAAAAAACTCAGACTTAAAAATTGAAAACACAAATCCTGAGAAAAAAGAGTCTGAACTGTCAAAAGAACTGGAATACAATTTGCATTCAACAATAAAAAAAGTAACAAACGACATTGAAAAGTTCCACTTAAACACAGCTGTGGCTGCTTGTATGGAGCTGACGAATTTTCTTTACCAAACAGAAAAAAACCTAAAAACTGATAAGGAAAAAATACTCTTTATGCAGTCACTGGAAACACTTCTGAAAATGCTGACACCCTTTGTGCCACATGTATGTGAGGAGTTATGGAAAAAACTCGGCAACAATACATTTATATCAAATCAGGACTGGCCGTCATTCGATGAAAGTAAAACAGTAAAAGATACCACAACCATTGTTGTTCAGATTAACGGCAAAGTCAGAGCTAACCTTGAACTGCCTGTGGGAGCCCAAAAAGAAGAGGCGCTGAATTCCGCCAAAGCTGACTCCAAAGTACAAAAGCATCTCGAAGGCAAAAATCTTATTAAAGAAATATATGTCCCGGACAAGCTGATAAGTCTGGTGGTTAAATAA
- the sfsA gene encoding DNA/RNA nuclease SfsA, with product MFNLPKLYYGYFLKRYKRFFVDIDFKGTVLTAHNPNTGSMRNLLKEGREVAFSKSDNPKRKLKYTLESFRVDNCWVYTNTIKVNKIVENALRDGEITELNGFRKVIREYTILNSKLDFCIDIKGQRNLVEVKSVSLFDESYAMFPDAVTTRGQRHLRTLKESVEMGYKAYVLYIIQSDRKKFRCADEIDSRYCEIFEETKKAGVNVLLYRNVMDIGRNVCYLERLD from the coding sequence ATGTTTAACTTACCGAAGCTTTATTACGGCTATTTTCTGAAAAGGTATAAAAGATTTTTTGTTGATATCGATTTTAAAGGAACCGTTCTGACAGCTCATAATCCCAATACCGGTTCCATGAGAAATCTTTTAAAAGAGGGCAGGGAGGTTGCGTTTTCAAAAAGTGATAACCCCAAAAGGAAGTTGAAATATACGCTGGAAAGTTTCAGGGTTGATAATTGCTGGGTTTATACAAATACTATTAAAGTAAATAAAATTGTGGAGAATGCACTCAGAGATGGAGAGATAACCGAATTAAACGGTTTCCGGAAAGTTATAAGAGAATATACAATATTAAACAGCAAGCTTGATTTCTGTATTGATATAAAAGGTCAAAGGAATCTTGTTGAGGTGAAAAGTGTCTCTCTTTTTGATGAGAGTTACGCTATGTTTCCTGATGCTGTGACTACCAGAGGCCAGCGTCACCTTCGGACATTAAAAGAATCAGTGGAAATGGGTTATAAGGCTTATGTTCTGTACATAATCCAGTCGGACAGAAAAAAATTTCGTTGTGCAGATGAGATTGATTCACGATACTGTGAAATATTTGAAGAGACAAAAAAAGCTGGTGTCAATGTACTGCTTTACAGGAATGTCATGGATATCGGGAGAAACGTTTGCTATTTGGAGCGATTAGATTAA
- the holA gene encoding DNA polymerase III subunit delta encodes MSLKSKQYVIVGNKIFQEKKLSEVTDSLEEPEESVFYADELNPEEFFTVIFTMPLFSSEKLVVIKNAEKYKDICWLMEKSRKSESIIVFLFESINKKELREAEENFTLIQETKKNKTGIINEISAMFNEKGFRLSKQIAEEIYILCNNDLSIVKNELEKVEIYFNYTKPENETDILNIISSSRNESIFQFIDQFCNKNYKGAMSSLYRLIDAGENLDILYSMLFKRIQKIYLYKINPSLINEHTFVINKIKSNKKLWSNNELAEVIALFNEIDFKSKTGYKDDARGLINLLNLIAPNSKRFSRYP; translated from the coding sequence ATGAGTTTGAAAAGTAAACAGTACGTAATCGTAGGCAACAAAATTTTTCAGGAAAAAAAGCTGTCAGAAGTCACTGATTCTTTAGAAGAGCCTGAGGAAAGCGTTTTTTATGCCGATGAATTGAACCCGGAAGAATTTTTTACCGTAATTTTTACTATGCCTCTTTTCTCTTCAGAAAAGCTTGTTGTTATAAAAAATGCAGAAAAGTATAAAGACATCTGCTGGCTTATGGAAAAATCCCGAAAATCCGAATCGATAATCGTTTTTCTTTTTGAATCTATAAATAAAAAGGAATTAAGAGAAGCAGAAGAAAATTTCACACTTATACAGGAGACAAAAAAGAACAAAACAGGTATAATCAACGAAATTTCAGCGATGTTTAATGAAAAAGGGTTTCGTTTAAGCAAACAGATAGCCGAAGAAATATATATTTTATGCAACAACGACTTATCAATTGTGAAAAATGAACTGGAAAAAGTGGAAATTTACTTTAATTATACAAAACCTGAAAATGAAACGGACATCCTGAATATCATAAGCTCTTCCAGAAACGAGTCCATCTTCCAGTTTATCGACCAATTCTGCAACAAAAACTACAAAGGTGCCATGTCCAGCTTATACAGGCTCATAGATGCCGGGGAAAATCTGGATATATTGTACAGTATGCTGTTTAAAAGAATCCAAAAAATATATCTATACAAAATCAATCCCTCGCTCATAAACGAGCATACTTTTGTAATCAATAAAATCAAATCAAACAAGAAACTGTGGTCTAATAATGAACTTGCGGAAGTGATAGCCTTATTCAATGAAATAGACTTTAAGTCCAAAACGGGTTATAAAGACGATGCCAGGGGGCTTATTAATCTTCTTAATCTAATCGCTCCAAATAGCAAACGTTTCTCCCGATATCCATGA
- the glnH gene encoding glutamine ABC transporter substrate-binding protein GlnH — MRKFYKILTISLMLTVLMVSSVFARQLIVGTDTSFMPFEFKKGDTYVGFDIELWDMIAKDNGWDYKLQPMDFNGLIPGLQTGNLDAAIAGMTIKSAREKVVDFAYPYYDAGLKMLVRADNEDIKTVEDLKGKKVGSKLATTSADFLRKHGIKGDNLKLFPNTDGMYMELMSGGVDAVLFDSPNVMYFARTAGEGKVKTVGPLYEGQSYGIALTQGSKLREAVNISILKFMENGQYAELYKKWFGEAPQ, encoded by the coding sequence ATGAGAAAGTTTTACAAAATTTTAACTATCAGTTTAATGCTTACTGTATTAATGGTAAGCAGTGTTTTTGCAAGACAGCTAATTGTAGGTACGGATACCAGCTTTATGCCTTTTGAATTTAAGAAAGGTGACACATATGTCGGTTTTGATATCGAGCTTTGGGATATGATTGCAAAAGATAACGGATGGGATTACAAACTGCAGCCTATGGACTTTAACGGCCTTATTCCCGGTCTTCAGACAGGAAACCTTGATGCAGCAATTGCGGGCATGACAATAAAATCTGCAAGGGAAAAAGTTGTGGACTTTGCTTATCCTTATTATGATGCCGGGCTGAAAATGCTTGTCAGAGCTGATAATGAAGATATTAAAACTGTAGAGGATTTGAAAGGCAAAAAAGTAGGCTCAAAACTGGCTACTACCAGTGCTGATTTTTTAAGAAAGCATGGAATAAAGGGAGATAATCTTAAACTCTTCCCAAACACAGACGGTATGTATATGGAACTTATGTCCGGCGGAGTGGATGCCGTACTTTTCGATTCTCCAAACGTTATGTATTTTGCAAGAACAGCCGGTGAAGGCAAAGTTAAAACTGTAGGACCGCTTTATGAAGGGCAGTCTTACGGCATAGCTCTTACTCAGGGAAGCAAGCTCAGAGAAGCTGTAAATATTTCCATACTTAAGTTTATGGAAAACGGACAATATGCTGAGCTTTATAAAAAATGGTTCGGAGAAGCTCCCCAATAA
- a CDS encoding ABC-ATPase domain-containing protein, giving the protein MKSFSEIKNILSRIDRKGYKAYNDLKGVYKADNFILFIDRVQGDPFASPSDIRISINRSYLKFPDECIESAPRKIAFEDYAARIIRDCLIKCSKTVKGSGKSGALFINSGAQEVVERSSVIADENSFEVRMSIGLPAAGRTILANECEKIFYRILPEVIETVKWHNMDKTECLQFVKCIENQEYMRKQLEKKGLVAFIADRSILPRASGNSQKPMKEAVPFYSPESLRVKLSLKNPVSAEDGGQMGEIYGMGIPKGVTTIAGGGFHGKSTLLNALKMGVYPHIPGDGREWTVVDKTGVSIRAEDGRNVAGIDIRSFINNLPMNVDTSFFITSNASGSTSQAANILESIEAGSGLLLIDEDTSATNFMVRDAKMQELVAKDFEPITPFVERVRQLYDCYGVSTVLVMGGNGDYLGKSDNVLMMRNFKCYEVTAEAKSIYEKYRGSNSEVEEQRSHIDYSREIHPETFNFIKNSRKFKIKTLKTDRIIINREEIDVRDVEQFVDDSQLATIGKIMRYISDSKLPVAYEELINDLRQKLDKNGFDFLDRKSSDMTKPRLLEVMAVLNRLRTLKLFQKKNQTAIW; this is encoded by the coding sequence ATGAAAAGTTTTTCGGAAATAAAGAATATTTTAAGCAGAATCGACAGAAAAGGATATAAAGCATACAACGATTTAAAGGGTGTTTACAAGGCTGATAATTTTATTTTATTTATTGACAGGGTCCAGGGGGATCCTTTTGCCTCTCCTTCAGATATAAGAATAAGTATAAACAGAAGTTATCTGAAATTCCCCGATGAATGTATCGAAAGTGCACCACGGAAAATCGCTTTTGAAGATTATGCGGCGAGAATCATAAGAGATTGTTTGATAAAATGCAGCAAAACAGTAAAAGGCTCCGGAAAAAGCGGTGCTCTTTTTATAAACAGCGGCGCCCAGGAAGTTGTGGAGCGCTCCTCGGTGATTGCAGACGAGAATTCTTTTGAAGTACGCATGAGCATCGGTTTGCCTGCTGCCGGAAGGACTATTTTGGCTAATGAGTGTGAAAAGATATTTTACAGGATTTTGCCGGAAGTTATTGAAACTGTCAAATGGCATAATATGGACAAAACTGAATGCCTGCAATTTGTTAAATGTATTGAGAATCAGGAATATATGAGAAAGCAGCTTGAAAAGAAAGGGCTTGTTGCATTTATTGCTGACAGGAGCATCCTCCCGAGGGCAAGCGGTAACAGTCAGAAACCCATGAAAGAAGCCGTACCTTTTTATTCACCGGAAAGCCTGAGGGTTAAGCTCAGTCTGAAAAATCCCGTCAGTGCAGAGGATGGCGGTCAAATGGGGGAGATTTACGGAATGGGGATTCCCAAAGGTGTAACTACAATTGCAGGAGGCGGATTTCACGGAAAATCCACTCTTTTGAATGCACTGAAAATGGGTGTTTATCCTCATATCCCCGGAGACGGCAGGGAATGGACGGTTGTTGATAAAACGGGCGTGAGTATTAGGGCTGAGGATGGCAGAAATGTGGCAGGTATAGATATCAGATCATTTATAAACAACCTTCCAATGAATGTGGATACATCTTTTTTTATTACGAGCAACGCCAGCGGAAGCACCTCTCAGGCTGCAAATATACTTGAGTCAATTGAGGCAGGAAGCGGATTATTACTTATAGATGAAGATACCTCCGCAACAAATTTTATGGTAAGAGACGCTAAAATGCAGGAGCTTGTGGCAAAGGATTTTGAGCCGATTACGCCGTTTGTGGAGCGTGTGCGGCAATTATATGATTGCTATGGTGTTTCCACGGTTCTGGTTATGGGGGGTAATGGAGATTATCTGGGAAAATCGGACAATGTTCTTATGATGAGAAATTTTAAATGCTATGAAGTAACCGCAGAAGCTAAAAGTATTTATGAAAAATATAGGGGCTCAAACTCTGAAGTTGAAGAACAAAGATCACATATTGATTATTCCAGGGAAATTCATCCTGAAACGTTCAACTTTATCAAAAACAGCAGAAAATTTAAAATTAAAACGCTTAAAACTGACAGGATTATAATCAACAGAGAAGAGATAGATGTCAGAGATGTGGAACAGTTTGTTGATGACTCTCAGCTTGCCACAATCGGGAAAATTATGAGGTATATTTCAGACAGTAAACTACCTGTGGCTTACGAAGAACTGATAAACGATCTGAGGCAAAAACTGGATAAAAACGGTTTTGATTTTCTTGATAGAAAATCCTCAGATATGACAAAACCCAGGTTATTAGAAGTGATGGCAGTGCTCAATCGTCTGAGGACACTTAAACTGTTTCAGAAAAAGAATCAGACGGCGATTTGGTAA